A single Planctomycetota bacterium DNA region contains:
- a CDS encoding DUF1549 domain-containing protein has protein sequence MLPLRWFLVALLTWLAADLRAAEPTAPEPSEPAQSAASDAPPAVNFSRDVLPLLSENCFHCHGPDPAARQASLRLDTEAGSRAAGDSGEPAIVPGQRGTSELWRRIASHDADEQMPPAKSNRKLTPVQIELIGRWLDGGAAWGKHWAFEGPYRPEPPAVKQAAWPRNEIDRFVLATLEANKLKPSPEASRETLLRRVTLDLTGLPPTVEELDAFLADNAPDAYERAVDRLLASPRYGERWCWDWLDAARYADTNGYQGDPERTMWPWRDWVIDAINKNMPYDQFTVEQLAGDLLPNATKEQTLATGFNRNHMHNGEGGRIPEESRVENVFDRVETTGTIWLGVTIGCTRCHDHKYDPFTQREYYQFYDYFNQTSEDGRGRSGQATPALDMTSKEQTERLAELRKVVRERAAEVAALEPAIYVRPEGEPASHSERGAKMRELFRTDLDKPVGSRGNAHWTEAIEEFEQTNPDYVAAIRKLLKAGDQQRALDRTLPRVMVMDTVKEPRESFILVKGAYNKPADKVTAGVPASLPPLPADAPKNRLALAQWLVAKENPLTARVTVNRFWQALFGIGLVKTADDFGVQGERPKQQALLDWLATEFMHNGWDVKRLHRQIVTSATYRQSSRVSPALVEVDPENRLMARGARYRLPSWMLRDQALAQSGLLVDRRGGPPVKPYQPPGIWEEATFGKTTYTPDTGEKLYRRTLYTFWRRIVGPTMLFDNSARQVCSVKQVRTNTPLHALVTLNETVYVEASRALAERVLEAGSADNSERLERLFRRVVARRPTAAEQDILLKRLAILQQHYDRDRDAAKALLSVGDSKRNEKLDLAEHAAWAELCSLVMNLDEAVTRE, from the coding sequence ATGCTGCCGTTGCGCTGGTTCCTGGTTGCGCTGCTCACCTGGCTGGCTGCCGATCTGCGCGCGGCCGAGCCGACCGCGCCCGAGCCGAGCGAACCAGCCCAGTCCGCCGCCAGTGACGCGCCGCCGGCGGTGAACTTCAGCCGCGACGTGCTGCCGCTCTTAAGCGAGAACTGCTTCCACTGTCACGGCCCCGACCCGGCCGCGCGCCAGGCAAGCTTGCGACTCGATACCGAGGCCGGCTCGCGCGCCGCCGGCGACAGCGGCGAACCAGCCATCGTCCCGGGCCAGCGCGGCACGAGCGAGTTGTGGCGGCGGATCGCCTCGCACGACGCCGACGAGCAAATGCCGCCGGCCAAGTCGAACCGCAAGCTCACACCAGTGCAGATCGAGTTAATCGGCCGCTGGCTCGACGGCGGCGCGGCCTGGGGCAAGCACTGGGCCTTCGAAGGCCCGTATCGCCCCGAGCCGCCGGCCGTGAAACAAGCGGCCTGGCCGCGCAACGAGATCGATCGCTTCGTCCTGGCCACTCTTGAAGCCAACAAACTCAAACCTTCGCCCGAAGCGTCGCGCGAGACATTGTTGCGGCGCGTGACGCTCGACCTGACCGGCCTGCCGCCGACGGTCGAGGAGCTTGACGCCTTCCTGGCCGACAATGCGCCCGACGCTTACGAGCGCGCGGTCGATCGGCTGCTCGCGTCGCCGCGCTATGGCGAGCGCTGGTGCTGGGACTGGCTCGACGCGGCCCGCTATGCCGACACCAACGGCTACCAGGGTGACCCCGAGCGGACGATGTGGCCCTGGCGTGATTGGGTCATCGACGCCATCAACAAGAACATGCCTTACGACCAGTTCACCGTCGAGCAACTGGCCGGTGACTTGTTGCCGAACGCGACCAAGGAACAAACCCTGGCCACCGGCTTCAATCGCAATCACATGCACAACGGCGAAGGGGGCCGCATTCCCGAGGAATCGCGCGTCGAGAATGTCTTTGACCGGGTCGAAACCACGGGGACGATCTGGCTGGGGGTGACGATCGGCTGTACGCGCTGTCACGACCACAAATATGATCCGTTCACCCAGCGCGAGTACTACCAGTTCTACGATTACTTCAACCAGACTTCTGAAGATGGTCGCGGCCGCAGCGGTCAGGCTACGCCGGCCCTCGACATGACCAGCAAGGAGCAGACCGAGCGCCTGGCCGAGCTGCGCAAAGTCGTCCGCGAGCGCGCCGCCGAAGTGGCGGCGCTGGAGCCGGCGATTTACGTGCGCCCCGAAGGGGAACCGGCCAGCCACTCGGAGCGCGGCGCCAAGATGCGCGAGTTGTTCCGCACCGATTTGGACAAGCCGGTCGGCTCGCGCGGCAATGCGCACTGGACCGAAGCGATTGAAGAGTTCGAGCAGACGAACCCGGACTATGTGGCGGCCATTCGCAAGTTGTTGAAGGCCGGCGACCAGCAACGAGCACTCGACCGAACATTGCCGCGCGTGATGGTGATGGACACTGTGAAGGAGCCGCGCGAGTCGTTCATCCTGGTCAAGGGGGCGTACAACAAGCCCGCCGACAAAGTGACCGCCGGCGTGCCGGCCAGTCTGCCGCCGTTGCCGGCCGACGCGCCGAAGAACCGCTTGGCGCTGGCCCAGTGGCTGGTCGCCAAAGAGAATCCTTTGACGGCCCGCGTGACGGTGAACCGGTTCTGGCAGGCGCTGTTTGGCATCGGTCTGGTAAAAACGGCTGACGACTTTGGCGTGCAAGGGGAACGGCCCAAGCAGCAGGCCTTGCTCGACTGGCTGGCCACCGAGTTCATGCACAACGGCTGGGATGTGAAGCGGCTGCACCGGCAGATCGTCACCAGCGCGACGTACCGGCAATCGTCGCGTGTTTCGCCGGCGCTCGTCGAAGTCGATCCCGAGAACCGGCTGATGGCCCGCGGCGCGCGCTATCGCTTGCCGTCGTGGATGCTGCGGGACCAGGCGTTGGCCCAGAGCGGCCTGCTGGTCGATCGTCGCGGTGGACCGCCGGTCAAGCCGTACCAACCGCCAGGTATTTGGGAGGAAGCCACCTTCGGCAAGACGACCTACACGCCGGACACGGGCGAGAAACTGTATCGCCGCACGCTCTACACGTTCTGGCGGCGGATCGTCGGGCCGACGATGTTGTTCGACAACTCAGCTCGACAGGTGTGCAGCGTGAAGCAAGTGCGGACCAACACGCCGTTGCACGCGCTGGTGACGTTGAACGAGACGGTTTACGTCGAGGCATCCCGAGCGCTGGCCGAGCGCGTGCTCGAAGCCGGCAGCGCCGATAACAGCGAACGCTTGGAGCGGCTGTTTCGGCGCGTGGTCGCGCGGCGTCCCACGGCAGCCGAGCAGGATATCCTGCTCAAGCGACTGGCGATTTTACAGCAGCACTACGACCGGGATCGCGACGCGGCCAAGGCGCTACTAAGCGTCGGCGATTCAAAGCGGAACGAGAAGCTCGATCTGGCCGAGCACGCCGCCTGGGCCGAGTTGTGCTCGCTGGTGATGAACCTGGACGAGGCGGTGACGCGCGAGTGA